A window of Methanorbis rubei contains these coding sequences:
- the hemA gene encoding glutamyl-tRNA reductase, with amino-acid sequence MTQDTELLTQIAVAGIDYLTLDQTQLAEYRFSDESAFLAEAREHFKGVVLLQTCNRVEILVHGTGTALTDYLHSIGRSGFVLYEGQSALLHLLALASGVKSMIIGEDQILGQLKRALLLSAECGTADPITDICINTAIHAGVDIRSTTRINRGAVSIGSVAVQLAEELLGSLDDRNILVVGGGEMGKLVTQALAEKNLRAIYVTNRTYNHAVELAQEVGGRAMRMDQLYPCIALSDVVISCTAAPHAIINAEPLAIAMNERFWPLDPEPRKLILIDIAQPRDTDDSCRRIPGVHLFTIDDLRSVSEKNMEHRKDEATHANEMIDAYLPEFVRLYNRTAAGDLIAGLYTWAESIRVRERDKAIGKLGPADPRTIAIMDDLTRVLTKKLLADATMSIRASAECTDITTARKLVDAITRGEQVCFLKHD; translated from the coding sequence ATGACGCAGGACACTGAGCTTCTCACCCAGATTGCCGTTGCCGGCATCGATTACCTGACACTGGACCAGACCCAGCTTGCCGAGTACCGGTTCTCCGACGAGTCCGCATTTCTTGCAGAAGCCCGCGAACACTTCAAAGGTGTTGTGCTCCTGCAAACCTGCAATCGTGTCGAAATCCTCGTGCACGGAACAGGCACTGCACTCACAGACTACCTGCACAGCATTGGAAGGTCAGGATTTGTGCTGTATGAAGGACAATCCGCACTTCTGCATCTGCTTGCCCTTGCCTCAGGCGTGAAATCCATGATCATCGGCGAAGATCAGATTCTCGGTCAGCTCAAACGTGCCCTTCTCCTCTCAGCAGAGTGCGGCACCGCAGACCCAATCACCGACATCTGCATCAACACCGCAATCCATGCAGGAGTTGACATCCGCTCAACAACCCGCATCAACCGCGGTGCGGTCTCGATCGGCTCTGTCGCTGTGCAGCTTGCCGAGGAACTTCTCGGAAGCCTTGACGACCGGAACATTCTCGTGGTTGGCGGCGGCGAGATGGGCAAACTTGTCACCCAGGCACTCGCGGAAAAAAATCTGCGGGCAATTTACGTCACCAACCGCACCTACAACCATGCGGTCGAGCTCGCGCAGGAGGTTGGCGGCCGGGCGATGCGCATGGACCAGCTCTATCCCTGCATCGCACTTTCCGACGTCGTCATCTCCTGCACCGCAGCCCCGCATGCGATCATCAATGCCGAACCTCTTGCGATCGCCATGAACGAGCGGTTCTGGCCGCTTGACCCTGAACCCAGAAAACTGATTCTCATCGACATTGCCCAGCCTCGCGACACCGACGACTCATGCCGCAGAATTCCGGGTGTGCACCTCTTCACCATCGACGATCTCAGATCGGTCTCGGAAAAGAACATGGAGCACCGAAAAGATGAAGCAACCCATGCCAACGAAATGATAGATGCCTACCTGCCCGAGTTCGTCAGACTCTACAACCGGACCGCTGCAGGCGACCTGATAGCAGGACTTTATACTTGGGCAGAGTCAATTCGTGTACGCGAACGTGACAAAGCGATCGGCAAGCTGGGGCCTGCCGACCCAAGAACGATCGCGATCATGGATGACCTGACCAGAGTCCTCACAAAAAAACTCCTTGCCGACGCGACCATGTCGATACGTGCAAGCGCAGAGTGTACTGACATCACAACAGCCCGGAAACTGGTTGATGCAATTACCCGTGGAGAACAAGTATGTTTCCTCAAACACGATTAA
- the hemB gene encoding porphobilinogen synthase produces MFPQTRLRRLRRPILRPLFTENTVTTNDLIMPLFFEEGSTEKVQIASMPGQYRWPLADAAAVARDLAADGIKAVLLFGIPKTKDDVGSSAFAEDGVVQQAVRAIKAAVPSMVVITDLCACEYTSHGHCGIIHESCDGPDLDNDASLELMQKIAVSQAAAGADIIAPSCMLDGMVIAIRDALDMEGFESMPIMSYSTKFASALYGPFREAADSGFSFGDRSTYQMNPANGREAVRESVLDADECADILMVKPAGFYLDILWQVKELGLPTAAYQVSGEYSMIKAAAQNGWIDEKRIVMESLIGIKRAGADLIITYYAQDVARWLHGQQ; encoded by the coding sequence ATGTTTCCTCAAACACGATTAAGAAGGCTACGAAGACCAATTCTTCGTCCGCTCTTTACCGAAAATACCGTAACGACCAATGACCTCATTATGCCGCTTTTCTTTGAGGAGGGCTCAACAGAAAAAGTTCAGATCGCATCCATGCCAGGTCAGTACCGCTGGCCGCTTGCAGATGCTGCGGCAGTTGCCAGAGATCTTGCCGCGGACGGCATCAAAGCTGTGCTTCTGTTTGGCATTCCAAAAACCAAAGACGATGTAGGCTCCTCGGCATTTGCCGAGGATGGAGTTGTTCAGCAGGCGGTTCGTGCAATCAAAGCAGCAGTTCCTTCAATGGTGGTCATCACCGACCTCTGCGCCTGCGAGTACACCAGCCATGGCCACTGCGGCATCATTCACGAATCCTGCGACGGCCCGGACCTTGACAATGATGCATCTCTTGAACTGATGCAGAAGATTGCTGTCAGTCAGGCTGCTGCCGGTGCTGACATCATTGCGCCGTCCTGCATGCTGGACGGCATGGTTATTGCAATCCGCGATGCTCTGGATATGGAAGGTTTTGAGTCGATGCCGATCATGTCCTACTCAACCAAGTTTGCCTCAGCCCTCTACGGCCCGTTCCGTGAAGCGGCAGACTCAGGCTTCTCGTTTGGGGACCGGTCAACCTACCAGATGAATCCGGCAAACGGCCGCGAGGCGGTGCGGGAGTCGGTTCTTGACGCGGACGAATGCGCAGATATCCTGATGGTCAAACCTGCGGGATTTTATCTGGATATTTTATGGCAGGTCAAAGAGCTTGGCCTGCCGACCGCGGCCTATCAGGTGTCAGGGGAGTACTCAATGATTAAAGCAGCAGCACAGAACGGATGGATCGATGAAAAGAGGATTGTGATGGAGTCACTTATAGGAATCAAACGTGCGGGGGCTGATCTCATCATCACCTACTATGCGCAGGATGTTGCGAGGTGGCTGCATGGTCAACAGTAA
- the hemL gene encoding glutamate-1-semialdehyde 2,1-aminomutase: MVNSKELFAEAQTLLPGGVSSPVRAIKPYPFYVKSAKGAILTTVEGTQLIDCCLGYGPLLLGHAHPVIKAAITSQLENGWLFGTPTELEIDLAKRVTGDHPSMDMLRFVSTGAEATMAAIRLARGFTGKSDIVKVEGGFHGAHDAVLIAAGSGATTHGTPDSAGVLPDFAAHTRQVAFNDPEGLETLLSKNDNIAAFIIEPVMGNIGPILPDDGYLAAVREITAAHDVLLIFDEVITGYRLGIGGAQVKYDINPDLTTLGKITAGGLPIGVFGGRREIMEMISPAGPVYNAGTFNGNPLTMAAGIAMNKYLHQHPEIYPKLDERTRTLEESIHSSTSGTFVRLGSMFKYFCRSEAPRNYAEAKECDTVLYRKLWERAFAAGVFMPPSQFETNFLSNAHGDGEMVKLSGVYA; encoded by the coding sequence ATGGTCAACAGTAAGGAACTGTTCGCGGAAGCCCAGACCCTGCTTCCGGGCGGCGTTTCAAGTCCGGTCAGGGCAATTAAACCGTATCCGTTTTACGTGAAGTCAGCAAAAGGCGCGATTCTGACCACGGTTGAAGGAACGCAGCTGATCGACTGCTGTCTTGGCTACGGTCCGCTGCTTCTTGGTCATGCCCATCCGGTGATTAAAGCGGCAATCACCTCCCAGCTGGAAAACGGCTGGCTGTTCGGGACCCCGACCGAGCTTGAGATCGATCTTGCGAAGAGGGTTACAGGCGACCACCCGTCGATGGATATGCTCAGATTTGTCTCGACCGGTGCCGAGGCAACCATGGCGGCCATCCGTCTTGCCCGCGGGTTCACCGGTAAATCTGATATTGTGAAGGTGGAAGGCGGATTCCATGGTGCGCATGATGCGGTTCTGATTGCGGCTGGCTCTGGTGCCACAACGCACGGAACCCCAGACTCTGCCGGAGTTCTTCCAGACTTTGCAGCGCACACCCGTCAGGTTGCATTCAACGATCCGGAAGGTCTTGAAACCCTGCTTTCGAAAAACGACAACATCGCGGCTTTCATCATCGAGCCGGTGATGGGAAACATCGGCCCGATTCTGCCGGACGACGGATACCTTGCGGCCGTCCGCGAGATCACTGCGGCGCATGATGTTTTACTGATCTTTGATGAGGTCATCACCGGCTACCGGCTTGGTATCGGCGGTGCGCAGGTAAAGTATGACATCAACCCTGACTTGACAACGCTCGGCAAAATCACTGCCGGCGGTCTTCCGATCGGTGTGTTCGGCGGCAGACGCGAGATTATGGAGATGATCTCCCCTGCTGGACCGGTCTACAATGCCGGAACCTTCAACGGTAACCCACTGACGATGGCAGCAGGTATTGCGATGAACAAGTATCTGCATCAGCATCCGGAGATTTATCCAAAGCTTGACGAGAGAACTCGAACCCTTGAAGAGAGCATTCACTCATCAACTTCGGGAACATTCGTGCGGCTCGGCTCAATGTTCAAGTACTTCTGCCGATCCGAAGCTCCGAGAAACTATGCCGAGGCAAAAGAATGCGACACGGTGTTATATCGAAAATTGTGGGAGAGAGCTTTTGCCGCAGGCGTGTTCATGCCTCCATCGCAGTTTGAGACCAACTTCCTGTCAAATGCGCACGGCGATGGCGAGATGGTGAAACTTTCCGGGGTATATGCATAA
- the hemC gene encoding hydroxymethylbilane synthase, with protein MPTVRIGTRGSKLALAQTNNVLGLLNKNGVAAESEIITTVGDAVLDRGLHQIGGQGVFVRELDNAILRGEIDAAVHSMKDIPAERPDGLVTAAILPRDPPWDFFVFNRPVDEIYSVGTSSTRRRAQLLRYYQCMPQVRVEPLRGNVDTRLSKLNDGLYDAIVLAEAGLVRLGYHVNGVRLPLDMFVPSPNQGTVAVVCRDTPELLEAFAPLNDFRTALDTGIERAVMEQVGGGCFTPQGIFCQNGHLIAEVLSLDGTRGERITGTVGSIEEAREIGVQFKEIAADLIEEARAFLGLKV; from the coding sequence ATGCCGACGGTGAGAATCGGCACCCGCGGTAGCAAGCTTGCCCTTGCCCAGACCAACAACGTGCTCGGCCTTTTGAACAAAAACGGTGTTGCAGCAGAGTCTGAGATTATTACAACAGTCGGGGACGCCGTGCTTGACCGCGGTCTGCATCAGATAGGCGGTCAGGGTGTGTTTGTCCGCGAGCTTGACAACGCAATTCTGCGGGGCGAGATCGATGCTGCGGTTCACAGCATGAAGGATATTCCTGCGGAGAGACCCGACGGTCTTGTCACCGCGGCAATTCTTCCCCGCGATCCGCCATGGGACTTTTTTGTGTTCAACCGACCGGTGGATGAGATCTACTCGGTGGGAACCTCAAGCACCCGCAGGCGTGCGCAGCTTCTGCGGTATTATCAGTGCATGCCGCAGGTGCGGGTTGAACCGTTGCGCGGCAATGTAGACACCAGACTCTCCAAACTGAACGACGGTCTCTATGATGCGATTGTGCTTGCCGAGGCAGGTCTTGTGCGGCTCGGCTACCATGTGAACGGGGTCCGACTGCCGCTTGATATGTTTGTGCCGTCCCCGAATCAGGGAACGGTCGCGGTTGTCTGCCGTGACACTCCTGAGCTTTTGGAAGCGTTTGCTCCGCTGAACGATTTCCGGACCGCTCTTGACACTGGTATTGAACGCGCGGTGATGGAACAGGTTGGTGGCGGCTGTTTTACGCCGCAGGGTATTTTCTGCCAGAACGGGCATCTTATTGCCGAGGTGCTGTCGCTTGACGGCACACGCGGTGAGCGGATTACCGGGACTGTCGGAAGTATTGAGGAGGCACGAGAGATCGGTGTGCAGTTCAAAGAGATTGCAGCTGATCTGATTGAGGAGGCGAGGGCTTTCCTCGGACTAAAGGTATGA
- the cobA gene encoding uroporphyrinogen-III C-methyltransferase has product MTGKVFLVGSGPGGLGLLTAKAREVIDSADVVLYDQLPGEDVLATLPSRAEKIDVGKYGGHHTMKQAEIEELLVQKAKAGGNVVRLKGGDPFMFGRGGEEMETLREHGIAVEIVPGVTSGIAVPECVGIPVTHRSWASQVTFVTGHEDPDKEVSSIDWKWLAGSPGTIVIFMGVKNLPLISELLIENGKSPETKIAVIENGFRKNQRVTCATLADIGVVAAKVGVKPPAIIVIGEVVSLYRDGSEGAWAQQ; this is encoded by the coding sequence ATGACTGGAAAAGTGTTTTTAGTGGGGTCCGGACCCGGAGGTCTCGGACTTCTTACGGCAAAGGCGCGTGAGGTTATCGACTCTGCGGACGTTGTTCTGTATGATCAGCTGCCGGGCGAGGATGTCCTTGCGACGCTTCCATCGCGCGCTGAAAAGATTGATGTCGGCAAGTACGGCGGGCATCATACGATGAAGCAGGCAGAGATTGAGGAGCTGCTTGTGCAGAAGGCCAAGGCTGGAGGCAATGTTGTCAGACTGAAAGGCGGCGACCCGTTTATGTTTGGCCGCGGTGGCGAGGAGATGGAGACGCTGCGTGAACACGGCATTGCAGTCGAGATTGTGCCGGGCGTAACGAGCGGCATTGCGGTTCCTGAGTGCGTGGGCATTCCGGTAACGCACCGGTCCTGGGCGAGTCAGGTGACGTTTGTAACCGGTCATGAGGATCCTGATAAAGAGGTCTCCTCAATCGACTGGAAGTGGCTTGCCGGCAGCCCGGGGACGATTGTTATTTTTATGGGCGTGAAGAATCTGCCGCTGATTTCAGAACTCCTGATTGAGAACGGCAAATCCCCTGAGACGAAGATTGCGGTGATTGAAAACGGGTTCCGCAAAAATCAACGGGTAACATGTGCGACGCTTGCAGACATCGGCGTTGTTGCGGCTAAGGTCGGGGTGAAGCCTCCGGCGATTATTGTGATCGGCGAGGTCGTGAGTCTCTATCGCGACGGATCCGAAGGTGCCTGGGCACAACAATAA
- a CDS encoding CDP-alcohol phosphatidyltransferase family protein: protein MNITALRPRLIGCIDPIGNIFVKIGMKPNQITILSLIFGIACAVCYMKQMFLLGSILLLISAVLDLVDGNVARKTNRKSDFGAVLDWIIDKYVDGLVLLGIGLSGTAIISQFVAVPAYTDIAIVGLAIIGSLMNTFIKPVTYAEIGYTKKEDGKISDPLEGVGFFGRPETILCLIVFGLISQIWIAVILIAVCTNLSALQRIIYLARRYGGYKQE, encoded by the coding sequence ATGAATATTACCGCTCTTCGTCCACGACTGATTGGCTGCATTGATCCAATTGGAAATATATTCGTCAAAATTGGAATGAAGCCGAATCAGATAACGATTCTGTCGCTCATATTCGGCATTGCCTGCGCAGTCTGCTACATGAAGCAGATGTTTCTTCTGGGCAGCATCCTTCTTTTGATCTCTGCAGTGCTGGATTTGGTGGATGGAAACGTCGCACGAAAGACCAACCGCAAAAGTGACTTCGGCGCGGTGCTGGACTGGATCATCGACAAATATGTGGACGGACTTGTGCTGCTCGGAATTGGGCTCTCAGGAACGGCAATCATCTCCCAGTTTGTGGCTGTCCCCGCATACACGGATATTGCGATCGTGGGTCTCGCCATCATCGGCTCTCTGATGAACACCTTCATCAAACCAGTGACCTATGCCGAGATCGGGTACACGAAAAAAGAGGATGGAAAAATCAGCGATCCCCTTGAAGGAGTGGGATTTTTTGGAAGACCGGAGACCATTCTCTGCCTGATAGTGTTTGGCCTCATCAGCCAGATATGGATTGCAGTGATTCTGATTGCGGTCTGCACGAACCTCTCAGCCCTTCAGAGAATCATCTACCTTGCACGCCGGTACGGCGGCTACAAACAGGAGTAG
- a CDS encoding RibD family protein → MDTILQKPHVLMISEITTDGKLTLRRGVSSKILMEHMSPEAKILLHETRASYDAIMVGSSTIKIDNSILTVRLVEGKNPLRVIPSSMADIPLTANILNTSIAPTVVAVSKAAPADRVEVLKAKGVHVVAAGDDKVDLPLLMDALYREFGVRKLIIEGGPTLNWHMLHYRLVDEIRLIHLPFIVGGDDTPSLVGGMHIDSEDQMIRLDLKGSKMVGTNLVTEYDVRYPVA, encoded by the coding sequence ATGGACACAATACTGCAAAAACCCCATGTCCTTATGATCTCCGAGATTACCACGGACGGCAAACTCACCCTGCGACGCGGCGTTTCCAGCAAAATTCTGATGGAACACATGTCGCCCGAGGCAAAAATTCTTCTGCATGAGACCCGCGCCTCCTATGACGCCATCATGGTCGGCTCGTCCACAATAAAAATTGACAACTCAATCCTTACCGTTCGTCTGGTTGAAGGAAAAAATCCTCTTCGGGTGATACCGTCAAGCATGGCTGACATTCCTCTCACGGCAAATATTCTGAATACGTCCATTGCACCAACGGTTGTCGCCGTCTCAAAAGCAGCCCCCGCCGACCGTGTGGAGGTGCTGAAGGCAAAAGGTGTGCATGTGGTTGCTGCGGGCGATGACAAAGTGGACCTGCCGCTGCTGATGGATGCCTTGTACCGGGAGTTTGGGGTACGCAAACTGATCATCGAAGGAGGGCCAACCCTCAACTGGCATATGCTGCATTACCGGCTGGTGGATGAGATCCGGCTGATTCATCTGCCGTTCATCGTCGGCGGCGACGACACTCCCTCCCTTGTCGGCGGCATGCACATCGATTCAGAGGATCAGATGATTCGGCTTGACCTGAAAGGATCGAAAATGGTCGGGACGAATCTGGTTACTGAGTACGATGTCCGGTATCCGGTCGCCTGA